The genomic region CTTAGATTGACAAACtgcttttaaaaataatattaaagatGGAATACCTAATGCAGATGCAACAACAGCAAATGCTCTAGCAGTTGTATTTCTTACATACTCATCTGGATGATCAATATCAGGTCTCATAATACCTATCATAGTTGCCAAACCTGCAGCTTTTGCTAAATTACTAATGATTTCTCTTCCTTCAACTCTTGCATAATAATCTTCATCAATAAGTAACGGTTCAATAACAACTAATATCTTATGTACAAATGGTCTAACTAAATCATCTaacttaaataatattctaTCTATAACTTTAACTAATAAATGTCTTTCTTGATCTTCTAAAGTATTTTGCATCATTAAAggtaaaattaaattaaataaattttcagGTCCTAATTCTTTTACTTTATCTGTTATAGTTCTTAATGCATTTCTTCGAATAGATGGActaccattttttatttttaaaagtaataacataatttttctttcttttatttcatcttgTGATAAATCTTCTTCatcataattttgaaataatttattaaaataaatataatcttcattttttatttcaatatattttaattcatttaaaagTTGTGGGTTTGTAATttccataattttattttgttctctcaatattttttcatcttcTTCCTTTAAAGTACCATCTGAAGTtggtatattataaaaaggtGTATGACTAATAAATGAACTTTTGCCAGTTTCATCAATAAATGTATCATCACCAGTACGTAATGTACTTTGTCCTggatttataattatatttgtacTACCTTGAATTAAAGGTGTTGTTGTTgtatcttttatatttttaaataatatttttaatttattttttcgtaTAGCTTCATATTCTTCAGGAGGTTTAACTATTTCATATCCTTCCGAAGGTAATAAATTATCTAAATCTTCATCAGTTAATGGCCTATTCCTAAAAtccatttcattttttattttaaattttatataatcattattttgtatagaACCTAAATATGGTGTCATAGGAGTCATCATATTTGCTCCCACAATTGGAGTATTCATTAtcatattatcattatatcTATTCCCTGAAACAATTGgagtttttaaattatttatatctgaATTTATTGTTCCGCTATCtgtaaaatttatattactaCCACCACCATCTCCTGTTTTATCCCATCtagataattttttttttttattttttatatttccatcatttaaaataaaaggagTTTCACCCCATTTATTTGGTGCAGGGGTTGCCATATTTCCAAAATCGATTACATCTTGATcttcatttataaaatccCATTTACTTTTAGTTCCTTCGTTATTGTCATTTCCATACCTCGAATGTTTTTTGTCTCCTTGAGTACGATTGTCAGAGGTAGATGCAATAGTatgttcttttttattattgtttaaaattttattttttttatattctttactAATATCAAGCATAATATCTGTGTAAGTTCTTTCACCAGGTGATGGTGATTTTTCTTCAAAGGGATCTGCCCTTCCAggtgataaaatataatcatatttttttctttgaaattcattttcacgtttttttatagatttATCTTTAATCAATCCTAATGATATATCATctgcattattattatctaattcattttcaactatttcattttttaaattatttatatttacattactattattattgtttagaaaatcattttcaaattcATCCTCATTTAACATAGGATCTATTTCtctaacatattttatttcatttgcagcattatcattttcatattttatgttttttttctttgaatcccttttatttgattcattttttttagttccCATTATATAACCTCTATTTAAAGGAATAAGAAATGGTaccaatttttatttcccgTTATCTGAGAGTAGTTTCCTTTCTTTATCTTATATACACTAGTCtgtaatttgtatatatgtatatattttttgttttcacATAAGTTCTACACTTTCCATACAACTTATTTGTCACTATCTGATTTTATGGTCATGTTTCATGTTCCCCTTTGACaatttcataaataattcCTGCTGATATATAacttatgtttatttttgtacTTGGGCAGGGGTAATCACCTACTTTGTGTTTGAATTTCAAACTGGTATGATCAAactgtaaaataaaaaagtttagCATAACAATAAGCTACTTACTTATTGCTAATacgtaaataataaacaatttaatagtatgatagtaaaaatttatttttaaaaaatgtttatatttttttttaaaagctTTTTCTCTGGTTTTTATTTAAGCCCTGTTTATGATTGGACTATGAAAGAGGGAACTATAattcaaatgaaaaagtgaaaaaaaaataataataaaatatgaaaaaaaaaaaaaaaatgtgaaaaacaagaaaaacaagaaaaattactttatgctttattattaaaaaagatatgatacataaaatattcgcattgccatatttattatcccttaaaattttttttttaaattaaaagaaatacatgacaaataatttatggTATGACCcaacaatatttatataccaaattaaaataaatatgatatagaaaaataaaaatatttattataaaaaaagtagaaAGAATAACAACAATATTAACAATAGCATAggtaaaattttaaatggtTTTTAGTAAAACCCTTGAAAAATacgtattaaaaaaaaattaattaaaaaaatgtaaatataaatttatgatTTGTTCTTAAAGATgctataataattataaaggaataaataaatatacaaaagtgtagaataaacatatatttaatatcatatcagttattatattttgtgtaACTAAGTTGATGAAAGATAAATGTCAATTTGTCATTCATGCGGCTTAGACATTCAGAAATACTGTAGGTCAGAAAAGTTACaaaatgtgcatatattcTATGCTAGTTTTATAGctattttcaatatatgctatattaattaaaataaaaaatattggaTAGAAGATTTGGTGTTTCCAATTTTCCTGTACTGTGCTCTTATACATCTGGAGGAATACACAAAAGGGCATAATAATTTGCCAatcatacatatatatatatatacattttttccaACATTTTATTTGCCAAATTTATACCCTGAAAAAGGAGGTAGCAAGAGAATAGCCTAAACCTCAAACAGAAGCTCAAAACTTTAAATAAGCTAAAACAAAGATATAGAAACATAACAAAATGATAGTAAAAGTGTTTGATAAGATATTTATAAGTAATGTATACGatgcaaataatatatataaattaataagtCTTAATATTGGAGGTGTATTAACATGTTTTGAATGTAATGGAATTGAATGGTGTAGTTACCATGAAAGAGATAGAAATAGTTTATTGTTTTACAAAGATAGACTGATAAACTTTAAAGGAGAACTACCAAAAGAAacagataaaaataatgataaatcaTTAAGTAGTTCCAAAACAGAGTCTCAAGATGAATCAGAACATTGTgatcatataatttttccaagagaaatattaaataataagttagaaaataatacaattaGGGATTACATAAATTCAATGGTagaaattgaaaatgatgattTTGTTGACTCTTTCAAAAGTAGTGAGACAAACTTAAAAGGATCAACTAATTTAGAAACAAATGAAagcaaaaacaaaataaaggaTGAAAAAGGGATGGCAAATGTACAAACAGTTtgtgaaataaataaaacaatgaGAGAAAATTTGACTTTTTCacatgataatatatataaaataaaacatatgtatttaaatatattagatacttttgatgaaaatatattaaatcatGTTGAAAAAGCACATGAATTtatagataaaataattaatgaaaataaaaatattttaattcattgTATGGCTGGAATATCTAGATGTTCCTCTATAATATTATCCTATGTATCCcgaaaaaatcaaaaaggAATTAATCACAATTTTTCAATACTTAAAAGTAGATATCCATTTGCTCAtccaaatgaaaatttttatcgACAACtcttattatatgaaaaaatgaactATAACCTtgatgtaataaaaaaataaatatttttatatatccataaatgcaaactatatttttatttctctcCTCATGgaattacaattttattttttcatatatatattcaattattatattatgtttgtgtatttttttacctcCTTCGAAAAACATTAACCTTTTAATAagacataaaaatattatttttttttttaagggATCTAATGAATATCacaacatatataaaaaaattaaattaagtAATAAATTCCTTGaagatttaaaattttgtaatttgaataataaaaaaactcCTACCTGTAAATACAGTTGCAAGTAAGTTAAGCAAACATGTACAATCTCTATATGAACAACTATTAAtgttattttcaaattattatttccatttattttgCTCACATTTTAATGCAGATTTTGCAGACGCACCTTATTTAATGATAGTGAAATAATTGAGCATGACATAACGAAGAACCAAATCAAGAAGAAggttagaaaaaaatatatatgacaagattaaaaatgttgaaaaaTACATATCTAATCATGATAGCTTTGATTCAtctttgatttatttttaaagtaCGGGAATTTCTGTACAAGcatttttatagaaaaGAAGGAATGGATAATGACTGACAACAAAATGAAAGGCATTGTATATTGCCCTAACCCTagtgtaatatattttaaaaattgtttattatcTAAATTATAATCTTTGTAAGCATCCATATAGAAGTTATACTTTTTTGAcgttttctatttttagtGCAATACCAAGCTTGGTAAATGGTCGTGGACTGGAATTTGCTGTTCCTGTGGGTACTTGCAAATCCCCGCATTTATGGTGAGTATATCATAAgttgataatttttatctaaATATGTGTAGGTCTTATAGTGCTATTCCATGTATAAGTGCatgaaaatacaaaaagataataagattatttcatcattttatCTTCTTCCCTTTAGTTTAATGACTCTAATCTTGATCGCATGAAAATTAACATAAATaacataaattaaataaaattttttgatatttttaagagagaagtttatttatgtaatcTCAAAATAAGTTATTTGTCTATacccatttttttaattaaatttttttttttttgtcaaaatatttactaaaaataaaccTTACATAGAAccataaatatgtaaacaCAAAATTCatgataaattaatttttaaactatctacaaatttatattagcaaatgcttaaaattttaattattttaaacaagatattttaaattaatattatcataaaaaaatggattatttttataattcatcttttatattttcagaCGTCGTCTTTCTTTTGTCGGCGTCTATTATTGGAAAAGTTCGTCCTTCTGaaaaaagtatttttttatcatataagAAAGTAGgaaatataagaaaaaaataattaaacaaaGAATTACCAAAAATAAGGATAAGTAAAACCTACCTGGGAATCTCTTTTCAAACCCGATTTGTATGTAATCTATTTCcttttgaattaaaaagtaTGTGGCTAGATTTTCAGTAATTTCTACAAACGTTTAACATTAAAAAGgatgtaataaaatatgttcaGAAAAAAGGTGTGTAATTAttgattttattattattaccttttttttgataataacatataaattCTCCAactccattttttttaagttgaACATTCATCATTGCATTTTGTAAAAGTGTCATGTATTTTTCACCAAGCCTCATTAAATTAGAGTGgcttttatatatgctcTGGAAATAGGAATtgcaaatataataatgaataaattaaaaagagtTGAGCTATGCTCATAATAAATGGTAGAAATAAATAGCAGAATATCCAACCATCCCATGGTTATATCCACACCCAAACTGACATATATACAGACAAATATACAACTGCTTAAATATACTTACATAGTCACCGTCAATtcgaatataaatataaatctgGGTCACATAAGTGTAATTATCTTCATAAGCTATTTCGTCTATGTCTGTTGAAggtaaattattatttatatgatcatgtgcatattatttttttaaaaaaatagtgtacattattttgtaaaaacaCACTTTCAATATCATCCTCTAATCCAGATAAATCCAATTCTTCCATGTCTTTTTCAAAATCACGATTTAGTggattatcattttttggtTGATTTAAGACTTGACTATTAACCAAATTTAAttgtattaaaattaataaaaaaaataagtaatatattttcattttatattaaaagttttaaaaaaaaaaaaacgcaTACATATGTACAGATATGTGTAAGCagcaaaatttttatacatgcgttttaacatataaaaaatatatttataacttaattattatataattcacaaaaaacgataaaaaaaaaaacaaaaggcAAAATAATAGAATAATTAACCTAATGCTTgattatgtaaatataaatacgaTAGGACGTCGGAAgtgataaatatttcatgtATGTacacgaaaaaaaaattacatattaaataaaatcaaatgaataatatatttttaaaaagtttaagAAACAAATAGAAGAATGAtatcaaaaattttttaaatcgcatataaaaagaataaattaaatatcaAGTTGTCATTCAATTTCCTACAGCTATTCTCCACTATCTTCCTCTATTtctaaaacatatatataaatatatatacatttctTACACccataaacaaaaaaaaaaaaagaaaaatgagtaccaaatgaaaaatagcatctccaattttatatttttgcacAAATTAAAAGCGATATTCCCCTCTAtgatcatatatttatccataaaataatttgataataaagaattagtcttttttgtatttctattaattataagaaTTGTTTTATCCAAGGATGGGACTTGACTTCTTCGGCAGAAATGCGCTCTTCAGAGCTTCGGCTGCAAAgctaaattattaaaggGGCATCCAACAAATTAGCAACcaaaacaaacaaataaaaaaaacaagaaaaacaaataaaaaaaacaagaaaaacaaataaaaaaaaacaagaaAAACATGACATTACATATTTAGTTCATACCCTCAATATTAATTCGCGGGCCAATTGCGAAACAGTTTTGGGAAAGTGAAAATCAAACTCCTTAATTTGCTCAAATACTCTTTCCTgcattgaaaaaaaaataatagaaagGCATACATGTAGACAGGCAAAAAATTGTCCTCATTTGGTTGTGACAAAACAAGTATATAAGTGAGTAAGTAAGTAAGTAACTAACTAACTAAATAAGTGAGTAATAAATAAGTGAGTAAAAATAAGTGAGTAAAAATAAGTGagtaaaaataagtaaGTAACTAAATAAGtaagtaaaaataagtgagtaaaaataagtgagtaaaaataagtgagtaaaaataagtgagtaaaaataagtgagtaaaaataagtgagtaaaaataagtaaGTAACTAAATAAGtaagtaaaaataagtgagtaaaaataagtaaGTAACTAAATAAGTGAGTGGTGACTTGCGTTGGTACATACCTGCGAATTGTCTGTGAAGGGGGGAAAACCAACGAGGAGCTCAAAAATCACGATGCCTAAGCACCAAAGATCAGCATTGCAATCATATGGTATTTGGTTAATAATTTCTGGAGGCATATAATCTACAGTTCCACAAAAGGTACTTcttttttgtcttttattttttaattgacAAGAAAAACCAAAATCAgctattttaataataccatatttatatattttactagCATGTTCATCACTATATACATCGCTATCAGaataatgaattaatatattatcaggTTTTAAATCtctatgtataatattaaaattatgtaaataagATAACGCATCAGCTATTTGATAAACATATAATGCTACTTGTTCTTCTTTAAATGTATCATGTTTTagtttcattttatttcttataGATCCACCATTAGCTATTTCTAatactaaaaataaacgAGTTTTATCTTCAAAATAAGCTATTAAatctaatatatttatatgttttaaacttgattgtataattatttcttttaatacTTGTCTTTCTATTTTTAGTGATAAAATTGTTTCTTTTGCCATTACTTTTAATGCAACTTGTAAATTCTCTTTTCTTATAATAGCTTTAAATACTAATCCTGTTCTTCCATTTCCTATTGGATGTTTATCAACTATAAAATCGTTTTGTTCATAAGatctttcattttgtttcaAATTAAAAGCAAGTAATGGTTGTAACATTGCATTAGTATCACTTTCTTCATCATCTTCGCTATCCTCTTCTTCATAGCCTTCTTCGTTTTCATTGTCTCCCACTTTATCATAATTTGcatcattattaatattatttaatgtgCCATCTTCAttcttttccttttctGTCTGCTCGTGATGTAATTTGtcttgtttatttatttttttcttcttgcccatttcattttctttccTCTCCTGCTCTTTAGCTAGCCACTCAAAATAAGACAACTCTTTTTGTTCATCACCATTATTAAGAGAATTACTtgtattaacatttttagaCCCTTTTTCATCCTTATTCttcaaatatttcaaagactcatcatttttactatcattattatatgtgtTAATGTTAATGTAACAACTTTGGTTATGTGCCTCCTGTACAGTATAAGGGTATTCACTATCACTTTCACAATGcccttttttatcttttaaaaataacatattgTCATAATGAATTTGTC from Plasmodium vinckei vinckei genome assembly, chromosome: PVVCY_04 harbors:
- a CDS encoding dual specificity protein phosphatase, putative — encoded protein: MIVKVFDKIFISNVYDANNIYKLISLNIGGVLTCFECNGIEWCSYHERDRNSLLFYKDRLINFKGELPKETDKNNDKSLSSSKTESQDESEHCDHIIFPREILNNKLENNTIRDYINSMVEIENDDFVDSFKSSETNLKGSTNLETNESKNKIKDEKGMANVQTVCEINKTMRENLTFSHDNIYKIKHMYLNILDTFDENILNHVEKAHEFIDKIINENKNILIHCMAGISRCSSIILSYVSRKNQKGINHNFSILKSRYPFAHPNENFYRQLLLYEKMNYNLDGSNEYHNIYKKIKLSNKFLEDLKFCNLNNKKTPTCKYSCKFCRRTLFNDSEIIEHDITKNQIKKKYGNFCTSIFIEKKEWIMTDNKMKGIVYCPNPSCNTKLGKWSWTGICCSCGYLQIPAFMFNDSNLDRMKININNIN